DNA from Candidatus Glassbacteria bacterium:
CCTGCGAGCTGAAGTTGACACTGAAAAAAGACCATCTGGTCGAGCTTAAAAAAGAAGGTTACCAAACCAAAACAGTGGTAATCGCAAACAGTCTCGGAGCAGGATGGGTAGCGGCAGACCTCTTACTGGGCATTCCGGCAGCACTCGTTGGATTGGTTGGTTCGGTTTCCGATGCAGATGAAGGGAGGCACGGTGAGATGGGATTAACCATGATGATCTTCTTCGGTGCTGCCGTGGCCCCGGTAACAGTCGATGCTATCACCGGAGCCTGGAACAGTTTCGACCAAAGGGAAATAAATACATCCTTGGAAAAAATAAAGTAAATGATCTTGCACCAACAATTACCCTCTCCTCCAAAGTGTCCACTTAGAGGGAATTCAAGGTTACCGGATACAATGATGAGTGATTTGACGGCGGCGCATCTTGCGCGCAGGCCCCTGGGCCGTACCGGCGAGGAAAAACTGTGGCGGATGGCCGTGGCCGCCGCGAAAGAGTTCAGTCCGCTTCGCGAAGCCGGGATGCAGGAACTGGCCGAACGCGCGCTGAGCCTGGACCCTGTGATGAAATCGCGATCGGACAAATGGTAGTAATTGCGGCAGGCCGTGACGGGATTTATAATTACTGTTAGAGTTGTGTCCCGGAAGTAGATGTAATAACTCGAAGCTTTGGTAATGGTTCGATCAACTCAAGCAGAAATCCCCCCTGGCCCCCCTTTGTCAAAGGGGGGGAATCGGCCTCCCCCTTTCGAAAAGGGGGATCGAGGGGGATTTTATAATTTGCTTTTTTTTATACATTATTTGCAGGACACCACACTAGAAAGTACAACCCTGGGAGTGTCGAGATGAAGCGCAGTGATTTTTTCAGGATCGGAGCCGCCGCCGGGTTGGGGGCCGGCCTCGAATCGCTGATCGGCAGGGCGGTCGAGGCCGCCGGGCAGAAACAGCCCGGCCCCATGCCTCGCCGTCCGCTGGGCAGGACCGGCGAGCACCTGTCGCTTATAGGGCTGGGCGGAGTGACAGTGATGAGCGAGACCCCGCGCCACGCTGCGGAAATAGTGGCCGAGGTATTCGACGCCGGGGTGAATTATTTCGACGTGGCCCCGACCTACGGCAATGCCGAGGAACGTCTGGGACCCGCGCTCGAACCGTACCGTAAACAGGTTTTCCTGGCCTGCAAGACAGCCGAGCGGGACGCGGTCGGGGCGCGCAGGGAGCTGGAAAATTCCCTCCGGCTGCTGCGCACAGACTACCTGGACCTCTACCAGCTGCACGCCCTGACCAGCAGGGAGGACGTGGAGCAGGTATTCGGCCCCGGCGGCGCGATCGAGGTGTTCCGCGAGGCCAGGGAACAGGGCAAAGTGCGGTTCCTGGGTTTCAGCTCCCACTCGGTCGAGGCCTCGCTGGCGGCGATGGAGCAGTTCGATTTCGACACGATCCTCTTTCCGATCAACTGTAACCTCTGGTACAAGGAAAATTTCGGACCGCAGGTGGTGGCGGCCGCCAGGCAGCGCGGAATGGGGATTCTGGCGCTCAAGGCCTGCGCCCGCCGCGCGCGGCTGGAGGGTGAGGAGAGGAAGTATGGCAAATGCTGGTATATCCCGCTGGCCGAGGAGCGCGAGTTGGCCCGCGGTCTCTACTGGACTCTCAGTCAGCCGGTGACCGCCGCTGTCCCGCCGGGCGAGGAAAAATTTTTCAGGATGGCGCTCAAGCTGGCTCCGGTATTCGTGCCGCTTGCCGATGAGGAGAAAGAGCAGCTTGCGCTCGAGGCGGAGAAGATCGAAAAATCGCTGTTCACCTATCCGGCTTGGGGCGGCTGAGACATACCGTCGACGAATAGCTGTCAAACCGTGATACTGGTAAAAAAATTCAGCAGGAGCTGCAGATGAGACGCAAAGAATTTTTCCTGGCATCGCTGGCCGTTGCCGGCCTGGGTTGGCGGCCCTCACTTGCCGCCCGTGCCCGCGGTGATATCGTTTCCACTCCCGGACCCTTGCCGCGCAGGCCGTTGGGACAGACCGGAGAGAATCTCTCGGTAATCGGTTTCGGCGGGAATATCATCAAGGAGGAGCCGCCGGAGGAAGCGGCGCGGATGGTGCGCGAGGCTTACGAGCA
Protein-coding regions in this window:
- a CDS encoding aldo/keto reductase, producing the protein MPRRPLGRTGEHLSLIGLGGVTVMSETPRHAAEIVAEVFDAGVNYFDVAPTYGNAEERLGPALEPYRKQVFLACKTAERDAVGARRELENSLRLLRTDYLDLYQLHALTSREDVEQVFGPGGAIEVFREAREQGKVRFLGFSSHSVEASLAAMEQFDFDTILFPINCNLWYKENFGPQVVAAARQRGMGILALKACARRARLEGEERKYGKCWYIPLAEERELARGLYWTLSQPVTAAVPPGEEKFFRMALKLAPVFVPLADEEKEQLALEAEKIEKSLFTYPAWGG